The genomic interval TCCCAACCTACATTTGAATCAAAAGTGCCATCCCGGTTACTCCATGCCTGAAAAGCATAATCAGTTTGTGCATAACTTGATTTCCAACCATTATAATCCCTGTTAAAAAAGGATTTTGTTTCGTTCTCGATTGTAGCATAAATGGCTTTTTTTCTTTTTCCAGATTTGCTTCAACTTGTGCGCTGTCTTCTTCTTTTGCTTTCTCAGAACAAGAGAAAAACAGAGAAGTTCCGATAAAAATTAATGCTAATGTTTTCATATTGTAAAAGGTTAGTTCGTTAAAAAATTAATAACTCAACTGGTTTTTTCAACTTAAACATCCACTTTTTCAGATCAAAAACGCTTATTTTCTTTCAATCCGTATATATCATAAAGTTAATATTTTTTTGCATTGAAGAAAGAGATTTTAAACATTTAATTATCAATTGTAGTAAATCGGGCACAAATTAACAGGATGAAATTGATCATTATAACAATTGCAAAATCTGCAAACTGCTATAATGATAATTTTAGTATTTGAGACGGTTTATAGGTAATTATGATTATTTCCTATGAGGCATACGTAGAAGCTTTTGGCTTGGAATCTTTCAACAACCAGAGTCCGATAAAGGTAATTAACCCATTAATTATGAGTCTTTCAAATCCAAATTTATAACCATTAAACCACTCCGCTGAGTGTTCATTAATCATGTAGGTAAGAATAGGGGCAGCAATGCAGACTAATGGCACCCAACGGTCTTTGACAGGCGTTTTGAGAAAAGCTCCAAATGAAAATAAACCCAGCAGTGGCCCGTAAGTATATCCTGCCAGATCAAATACGGCTGTAATTACTTCCTTACTATTCAGGCGGTTGAAAACAAGAATGACAAGATAAAATACTACTGAGAAGCCAATATGAACCCAAAATTTAATAGAAGATCTTTTTTCTTCTGGCCTTTTTTCAATATTCATAAAATCAATACAAAACGCTGTAGTCAGTGCTGTCAATGCAGAGTCGGAACTGGCATAGGTAGCTGCTGTAATTCCCAGAAGAAAAGTAATACCAACTGCAATTCCCAAATGATTGAGTGCCAGCATTGGGTAAAATTCATCTGTTTTGGCAGTAACGGGAATTCCCTGTGCGCTGGCATATACGTAAAGCAGTGCTCCAAGAGAAAGGAATAGAAAATTTACAATCACCAATACAACCGTAAACCAGAACATATTTTTCTGAGCTTCGCCAATATTTTTGCAGGTAAGATTTTTCTGCATAAGATCCTGATCGAGCCCGGTCATTACTATCGCAATAAAGGCACCTGCAAAAAATTGTTTAAAAAAGTTTTTAGGGTCATTGGTATCCCAATAAAATATTTGGGAGTATTTGCTTTCCTGCACCGTTTTCCAGATACCGGAGATACCATCAAGATCCAGTTCCTGTGAAACCAATACA from Dyadobacter sp. NIV53 carries:
- a CDS encoding sodium:solute symporter, which translates into the protein MNPYISLVILIVYFGMLITVSIYTSKGADTNTFFTANRQSPWYLVAFGMIGTSLSGVTFVSVPGAVANIQFSYFQVVIGYILGYFVIGTVLMPLYYRLNLISIYSYLEQRFGFWSYKTGSGFFLLSRTIGSAVRLYVAAQVLQLALFKPLGVPFEVAVAITIFLIWVYTFKGGVKTIIVTDTLQTFFLITAVILTIVLVSQELDLDGISGIWKTVQESKYSQIFYWDTNDPKNFFKQFFAGAFIAIVMTGLDQDLMQKNLTCKNIGEAQKNMFWFTVVLVIVNFLFLSLGALLYVYASAQGIPVTAKTDEFYPMLALNHLGIAVGITFLLGITAATYASSDSALTALTTAFCIDFMNIEKRPEEKRSSIKFWVHIGFSVVFYLVILVFNRLNSKEVITAVFDLAGYTYGPLLGLFSFGAFLKTPVKDRWVPLVCIAAPILTYMINEHSAEWFNGYKFGFERLIINGLITFIGLWLLKDSKPKASTYAS